From Bdellovibrio svalbardensis, one genomic window encodes:
- a CDS encoding AMP-binding protein codes for MEKIWLKNYPKGIGHEIDLSQYSSLMDIYDESIRKFANKKAFTNMNVSLTFNQLNEKVNHFASFLQNELKLKKGDRIAIQMPNLLQFPVVAFAALRSGLIIVNTNPLYTATEMRHQFKDSGAKAIVIMANFAHHLEEIIKDTDIESVVVTELADLFPTPKRILVNSVVKYIKKMVPAFNLPQAYTFRQALELGAMRPCQNIASTQEDIAFLQYTGGTTGVAKGAMLTHRNVLANMMQIRVWMSPKLVEGEEVAIAALPLYHIFALTLNCLAFLKMGAENVLITNPKDIPGFVKELKKIPFTAMAGVNTLFNALMNNPEFATIDFKKVKVSVSGAMTLQKPVAEKWMALTKSVIVEGYGLTEASPVISCNPIDGTDKVGTVGMPVPSTDVKLIDENDQEVKPGEAGELCAKGPQVMKGYWHREDETAKVMMADGWLRTGDIATVDEDGFFKIVDRKKDLIIVSGFNVYPNEIEEVIASHPGVLEVAAIGVPDTHSGEIVKVVIVKRDPNLTPEDVIAHARKSLTNYKIPRLVEFRTELPKTNVGKILRRALRDTPAEVKN; via the coding sequence ATGGAAAAAATTTGGCTCAAAAACTATCCCAAAGGTATAGGACACGAAATCGACCTCAGCCAATACAGCTCCCTGATGGATATTTATGACGAGTCCATTAGAAAGTTCGCAAACAAAAAAGCTTTCACCAATATGAACGTCAGCCTCACCTTCAATCAACTGAATGAAAAGGTGAATCACTTCGCGTCTTTCTTGCAAAATGAATTGAAACTGAAAAAAGGCGACCGCATTGCCATTCAGATGCCGAACCTTCTGCAGTTCCCGGTCGTTGCTTTTGCGGCACTACGCAGCGGTCTGATCATTGTCAATACGAACCCACTTTATACGGCCACTGAAATGCGCCACCAGTTCAAAGACTCTGGTGCCAAGGCCATTGTTATCATGGCCAACTTTGCCCATCATCTGGAAGAAATTATCAAAGACACAGATATTGAAAGTGTTGTTGTCACCGAACTCGCGGATCTCTTTCCGACACCAAAAAGAATTTTGGTCAATTCAGTTGTGAAGTACATTAAGAAGATGGTTCCTGCCTTCAATCTTCCGCAAGCCTACACCTTCAGACAAGCTCTGGAGCTGGGAGCCATGCGCCCTTGCCAAAATATCGCATCCACGCAAGAAGACATCGCCTTCCTTCAATACACAGGCGGCACGACGGGAGTTGCCAAAGGAGCTATGCTCACTCATCGCAACGTCCTTGCGAATATGATGCAAATCCGCGTGTGGATGTCACCAAAGCTTGTCGAAGGCGAAGAAGTCGCTATCGCGGCACTTCCACTTTATCATATCTTCGCCCTGACATTGAACTGCCTGGCTTTCTTGAAGATGGGTGCTGAAAATGTTCTGATCACAAATCCTAAAGACATTCCAGGCTTCGTCAAAGAGCTTAAAAAGATTCCATTCACAGCCATGGCAGGGGTAAACACCCTGTTCAACGCGTTGATGAACAACCCTGAGTTCGCGACAATCGACTTCAAGAAAGTCAAAGTCAGCGTTTCTGGCGCAATGACTTTACAAAAGCCCGTTGCTGAAAAATGGATGGCACTAACGAAGTCCGTCATTGTTGAAGGCTACGGCCTCACTGAAGCCTCCCCTGTGATCAGCTGCAATCCGATTGATGGCACTGACAAAGTGGGCACCGTCGGAATGCCGGTCCCTAGCACTGATGTCAAACTCATCGATGAAAATGATCAAGAAGTAAAACCTGGCGAAGCCGGTGAGCTTTGCGCCAAGGGTCCACAAGTTATGAAGGGTTACTGGCACCGCGAAGACGAAACCGCAAAAGTAATGATGGCTGATGGCTGGCTGCGCACGGGCGATATCGCGACTGTTGATGAAGATGGGTTCTTCAAAATCGTAGACCGCAAAAAAGATCTTATTATTGTTTCAGGATTTAATGTTTATCCAAATGAAATTGAAGAAGTTATAGCTTCTCATCCAGGCGTTTTGGAAGTAGCCGCGATTGGCGTCCCCGACACTCATTCTGGTGAAATCGTCAAAGTGGTCATCGTGAAGCGCGATCCAAATCTGACACCTGAAGATGTCATTGCTCACGCAAGAAAAAGTCTGACGAATTATAAAATCCCAAGACTTGTGGAATTCAGAACTGAGCTGCCAAAAACAAATGTTGGCAAAATCCTCAGAAGAGCTCTGCGAGATACTCCAGCAGAAGTAAAAAATTAA
- a CDS encoding high-potential iron-sulfur protein, translated as MMDNKMNRRGFFTTVAKIAGIAAIAPAALNAVFSSEANAQEKRRGSAPAAAGGGMPMVDPNDAVAKAVKYVEDFKKSAESKGNHCVTCGFYAKKEVKAGKEVGTCTIFAGKLVYANAWCASWNKKA; from the coding sequence ATGATGGATAACAAAATGAATCGTCGTGGTTTCTTTACTACGGTGGCAAAAATTGCAGGAATCGCGGCAATCGCTCCCGCAGCTTTGAACGCAGTTTTTTCTTCTGAAGCAAATGCTCAAGAGAAAAGACGTGGTTCTGCTCCAGCAGCGGCTGGCGGTGGAATGCCAATGGTTGATCCTAACGATGCAGTTGCAAAAGCTGTGAAGTATGTTGAAGACTTCAAAAAATCTGCAGAATCAAAGGGTAATCACTGTGTAACTTGTGGTTTCTACGCGAAAAAAGAAGTTAAAGCGGGTAAAGAAGTTGGAACTTGCACGATCTTTGCGGGTAAACTTGTTTACGCAAACGCTTGGTGTGCATCTTGGAATAAAAAAGCTTAA
- a CDS encoding murein L,D-transpeptidase catalytic domain family protein, with protein sequence MKPLYCLAALAFVAQPVYAGSWYEKKAKGALLYDTYKKAGVPEQAVQRTFEFLDINEEKEFKVRAADRLVSKEITNKNYAIVIDFSKPSSERRLYLLNLKTGDVEKYYVAHGVNTGDDEAEKFSNTPDSKKSSLGLYLTGSPYVGKHGESLYLYGLEKSNDRAFERSIVMHGASYVSTDFLDKYGRMGRSWGCPAVSQAIIKKLIPIIKDGAVVYAYHKDLMPMTQTSPTVQNVSNNKTKTSNNSEDIVPEEIDP encoded by the coding sequence ATGAAACCACTATATTGTTTGGCGGCATTAGCCTTTGTCGCTCAGCCCGTCTACGCGGGCTCATGGTATGAAAAGAAGGCCAAAGGCGCTCTTCTCTATGACACCTATAAAAAAGCAGGAGTTCCTGAACAAGCCGTACAAAGAACTTTTGAATTTCTAGATATCAATGAAGAAAAAGAATTTAAAGTTCGCGCTGCAGATCGACTGGTCAGCAAAGAAATCACCAATAAGAACTACGCCATCGTCATCGACTTTTCAAAACCTTCTTCAGAACGAAGACTTTATCTTTTGAATCTTAAAACTGGTGATGTCGAAAAATACTATGTCGCACATGGGGTCAACACTGGCGACGATGAGGCTGAAAAATTCTCGAACACACCGGACTCAAAGAAGTCTTCTTTGGGGCTTTATTTGACGGGCTCCCCTTATGTTGGCAAACATGGTGAGTCACTTTATTTGTATGGACTTGAGAAATCCAACGACAGAGCTTTTGAAAGATCCATCGTGATGCATGGAGCTTCCTATGTTTCGACAGATTTCTTAGATAAGTACGGAAGAATGGGGCGCAGCTGGGGGTGCCCTGCAGTTTCTCAAGCCATCATCAAAAAATTAATTCCAATAATTAAAGATGGTGCAGTGGTTTATGCTTACCACAAAGATCTAATGCCGATGACACAAACAAGCCCGACGGTTCAAAACGTGAGCAACAACAAGACAAAGACTTCCAACAATAGTGAGGATATCGTGCCCGAAGAGATCGATCCCTGA
- a CDS encoding MerC domain-containing protein — MEEAVFVSDTHSCCDVDHSQHEQFVEESDRWDKLGMTLSGLCAIHCLLTPFLVLSVPVLGEAFEQPWVHIVMALFVVPVGLYAFYSGFLHHKKKGLTALGVAGLAMVCAGLLAPVSGIDLFGHDILTIVGSLCLVVAHVLNRRACLCHRH, encoded by the coding sequence ATGGAAGAGGCGGTATTCGTGAGCGATACACATTCTTGCTGTGACGTAGATCATTCTCAACATGAGCAATTTGTAGAGGAGTCTGATCGTTGGGATAAGTTGGGAATGACTTTGTCAGGTCTCTGCGCGATCCATTGCTTGTTGACGCCGTTCTTGGTTCTTTCTGTCCCAGTTCTTGGAGAAGCTTTTGAGCAGCCATGGGTTCATATTGTAATGGCTTTATTTGTTGTGCCGGTGGGTTTGTATGCTTTCTATTCTGGATTTCTCCATCATAAAAAAAAGGGCCTGACGGCCCTTGGTGTTGCAGGTCTTGCTATGGTTTGTGCGGGATTGTTGGCGCCAGTTTCAGGGATCGATCTCTTCGGGCACGATATCCTCACTATTGTTGGAAGTCTTTGTCTTGTTGTTGCTCACGTTTTGAACCGTCGGGCTTGTTTGTGTCATCGGCATTAG
- a CDS encoding protein adenylyltransferase SelO family protein — MIQRLAFRPKKAHKVAVSQTKTPPIYELGPDFYDEVKSADFPQAQLRYRNDQAAKLVGLEALSAEQWQQHFAHFTALPSNLSTPLALRYHGHQFRQYNPDLGDGRGFLFAQFQVGDKLYDLGTKGSGQTPYSRRGDGRLTLKGAFREILATELLESYGVNTSKTFSVFETGESLERHDEPSPTRAGVLVRLSHGHIRFGTFQRLAFLKQIDNIKKLLAYSIRHYYPDLLPYSEPEQAALFLKQVSFASAETVAAWMMAGFVHGVLNTDNMNVTGESFDYGPYRFLPHYDPTFTAAYFDQSGLYCFGRQPSAVLWNVLQLAEALKVAFPDLATGEIQDDFADQFNLHMRNRLLSRLNLYNPLEDEAAAAKLDEALIMNFFNFMDEAKPFYEQTFYDLHSGVLSADQLIRSPQAKAYKHPSFAALEDTLECYEVADQKKAEHSYFQKGKACSLLIDELEGIWAPIAEKDDWTLFEEKLAEIRSFRGVY, encoded by the coding sequence ATGATACAGCGGCTTGCGTTTCGTCCTAAGAAAGCTCATAAAGTAGCTGTGTCACAAACGAAAACACCTCCCATTTACGAATTAGGTCCTGATTTCTACGACGAGGTCAAATCCGCAGATTTCCCTCAGGCCCAGTTGCGTTACCGCAATGACCAAGCCGCGAAACTCGTGGGTTTAGAAGCCCTCAGCGCAGAGCAATGGCAGCAACACTTTGCTCACTTCACGGCTTTGCCCAGCAACCTCTCCACGCCCTTAGCATTGCGATATCACGGCCATCAGTTTCGCCAATACAACCCTGATTTAGGGGATGGACGCGGCTTTCTGTTCGCGCAATTTCAAGTCGGCGATAAACTTTACGACCTTGGGACCAAAGGCAGCGGACAAACGCCTTACTCCCGCCGTGGCGATGGACGACTCACACTCAAAGGAGCCTTTCGCGAAATTCTTGCGACTGAACTTTTGGAATCCTATGGCGTCAACACAAGTAAGACATTTTCTGTTTTTGAAACTGGCGAGAGTCTCGAGCGCCATGACGAACCCTCCCCAACCCGGGCCGGAGTTTTGGTGCGCCTCAGTCACGGACATATTCGCTTTGGAACATTCCAGCGTCTGGCCTTTTTGAAGCAAATCGACAACATAAAAAAGCTACTGGCTTACTCTATTCGTCATTACTATCCAGATTTGCTTCCATATAGCGAGCCCGAACAAGCAGCTCTGTTTTTGAAACAAGTGTCCTTTGCCTCTGCAGAAACCGTCGCCGCCTGGATGATGGCTGGATTTGTTCACGGGGTTTTAAACACAGACAACATGAATGTCACGGGCGAGAGTTTCGACTACGGCCCCTACCGCTTTCTGCCTCATTACGATCCCACTTTTACCGCCGCTTATTTTGATCAATCAGGATTGTATTGCTTCGGTCGTCAACCATCTGCTGTATTATGGAACGTCTTACAACTGGCCGAAGCTCTTAAGGTGGCATTCCCTGATTTAGCAACCGGGGAAATTCAAGATGATTTTGCAGATCAATTCAATCTTCACATGCGCAACCGTCTTTTATCCCGACTCAATCTTTACAACCCCTTGGAAGACGAAGCGGCGGCTGCAAAACTCGACGAAGCTTTGATCATGAATTTCTTCAATTTCATGGACGAAGCCAAGCCTTTCTACGAACAGACATTTTACGATTTGCACTCTGGCGTCTTGTCTGCAGATCAACTCATCAGATCACCGCAAGCTAAGGCTTACAAACATCCAAGCTTTGCCGCCTTAGAGGACACTCTTGAGTGTTATGAAGTAGCCGACCAAAAGAAAGCCGAACATAGCTACTTCCAAAAAGGAAAAGCCTGTTCATTGCTGATCGATGAATTAGAAGGAATTTGGGCACCCATCGCAGAAAAAGACGATTGGACATTATTCGAAGAAAAACTCGCGGAGATCAGATCCTTCCGCGGTGTTTACTAG